The DNA window CTTTCACCCATATGCATGGTACACTGTTTCCTGGTCAGCATGTCAGACCACTTTAGTTCCCTTGGTCAGGTCAGTGTTGTCAGGCCACTTCAGGCTTTACATTAAAGGCACTTCATCAGCACTTTATGAGCCTCAGAcaatttcttatttatttatttccacaaaGAGTTCTTAGCTTTGTACAGTGACTGAAATTCACCCTTCATACAAGTGAAGCTTCCTTTGGCACAGTGAACATCTTGCTATTTTGGATTATGACCAATTAGATCATGGTCTTTAATTTTAGGTATGTTTATACTAATGCACTTTAAATATGATTCAAttgttttctctgctgttttgtttgtttttatcattttgatGGCTAGCATCACTGCAACATATTGGTCTGTTTATTTTACAACAAATTGGATATAATGCAGGATCCAGTGAGCTCAACGTTTGGTGCACAGCATATTAATTAACCCTTAGTAGCTCTGCTTCTGTTGGCTATTTTCTCTGTAATCTGGCTGGCTGCTTTTCAAGCCTGTGTTGTGGTGTCCAAAATAAAGCCCAGTTACTTGGacagtgaatgatctctatcaTTACAGAAGAGCTGACTCCTGTAtaagggagagaggaagctaGCTGTTTGAGTGAGACACCGAAACGGACAGTTTGAGGTTGGGCTGAAGCATGACAGCTGTCTAGCTGACAGTCACGGGGGCGCTCATACTGTAAACATTTTACTTTGCTTTGGCTCTTCATTCAACAAAGGAATATGTTTAGTTTAAATGATTGACTAGGCTACTTACTGGTTTGGGGCATTTTGCCACTTTGATGCAACTTGTCTTGCTAATATTGCGCAAATCATGGTTACTGTTTGTTTGGGAAACCAATGTTGCCGTTGATTGAAACATTATTGTGTCAAGTTACTCCAGGTCAGGACCACTAGGATTCGCAGGAAGGTAGACTTTGATTTCGCTGTCAGGTTTCGGCAAAACGATATTCCCCAgtttatgtaatgtgtaatacTTTTAGTCACTGCGTGCTTAAGGCGGCACTGCCTGACCTCGGGATTTCCAGTTAAAATCTGAAACGTAACTTTCTATCTTACAGCTGCTTGTTCTGGTTTAGTGCTGCTTAAACCTTTTCTGGCCAGGTGAAGAACCAGGGAGACCGTTGTTAAATACTAACCATTTGCTAAAGTTTGGATAACTGGGGTGACAcggaattatttttatttaacgACTCACTTTTCGTATGTCTAATACATCTGTCGATATTCTTTTAATTGATACCTGCCctcgtgtgcgcgtgtgtgtaaccTGTCGGCGTCTCTCCCCTGCTGGGAGTCCAGCCATTTTCAGCTCTGGTGTTTCTATGGTAACTGGTTAACTACCAGTTAGCTGGAGCAGCGATGTGTCCTCGGATTACCCCCGCCTCTAACAGTAATCGGTTATTTCGATGAATGttattgatttatatatatatatatatatatatatatatatatatgaccaaAGAACCTATAGTCATATTGTTAATTCCAGTAACCGATAGATCAAATCAGATTGATCCAGAGCCCTTCCACAAGTTGTTTTGAATTTGGTAGGGAGTGAAAGTGCTATCAGTTGTTGTTGGTTTAGTGAAAATAGAATTGTATCAGTATGGCTGACTTGTCAATCCTAAAGAGTTTCGCACTGCTACCCCAATTGtgttattatttaaacaaaaacaatagatatttgtttgttttcatttttacccCAATAACCATTGTAGCACCCCACAAAGGCTGAATTGCACCAAAATTCTGTTAGTTATGTAGTTCTTTTATGTTATTACCACATGCCAAATGAGGTCGCAGTCAGATTAGAACTACCACAGTTCAATGTGGAGGAGCTCCGCTCACACTGAAAAGcgctgtttttaaataatgtcaaatTGTGCACAGAACTGTGGGGTTTAGAAAACACTTCAAGAGGCAAAGCTGTCTCTGTCATAGAGTGGCATTATCTGATCACAAATCTTGTGGATATGTTTGAAATAACATGACagaccagtataaatgtttttgaaaatatgaGTGGCGCCCCCCAGTGGCCAGGTCCTATGAAAATTGAAGATATCTTAGTGAGTGTGAACATACCTGTCGAGTTTCATGTGGGCAGGCCCGTTGAGAATTTGACAAATGTTTGCTGAAAGCTGATTGGCCGATGGCATGCAGATATGATCCAAAATCACCACACTTACAGAGCCTGTGCCAGATATGCATATATGAACTGAACCGAGATTCACATTAACCATTTGTCAGTGAGTGGTGCGGTTTCTTGGATGTTATAGTGCCACCTAGTGTGGCAGGTGCACTAAAGTTTGGCCTCTGCCCAGACCTGTTTGGGGAGACCCACTATGTAATTTGGTGTCATTCCAAGAAAGCGTTTGTGAGTTGTAGCTGTAGATGTACACTCCTTTTTCTTTTGATGGTTATTGAAGTTCAGGCTTTTTTGAATACCTGGAGGCCTGATATGTGTAGGAATCGTGAAAACCTTGAACTAGTTTGCattcaaaaatatatgcaattttgtataatatgcaaattattttaaaatctgaGTGGGCGGATCTTAAGGCTTTTTTTCTAGACTGAtagattattaaattattaatcagTGGAAAAAAGAATCATTGGTAATCCTGGACTGGGATGCGTTTCAGCATGATATAGTACCACCTACAGTTCAGCCAGGCTGGCGTCAGGCACCTGAGTAGCGACTGAGGCTACTACCTATTGACCACGTTTGATCACATGTCTTTAGGACTATTGGTCTGGTTTGGGTGAGGAATAGGAAGAAGAAAACCTCTAACAAATACAAGAGGACTCCAGCACCCATGGTGCTTGTacccctaataataataataataataataataataataatagtaatagtaataataatattattattactattattattattattatgttgctactgagtctctctctctctctctctctctctctctctctctctatctatttctcatttgtctgtacacacacacacacacacacacatacacacacacacacacatacacacataggtGGGTAGTTATGCGCTACATTTACTccgttacatttacttaagtaaccttttgaacaaattgtataTTTgggttgttttaaaagagggaacgttacattttaaagtcatttttatgtttcacCAACAACTGTCCAGGGTGAGAGGGttagtgaaatccctaaagatgaccAGAGTGCGtgtaagacaacaggacagacaCATTTTCCGGTGTGGGACTAAGATGACATTTCTGAAAAGTAGCTCGCCATCTGTCATTTCCTCTAAggctcacatatctgtgtgtgaactCTGTGTGCTCTCTGCATATTCTGACTAATGACTCGCTAGGTAGCTGTAAAGTATAAGCACACAAATAAAggcagcagctgaactgaattaTAACAATTCATGACCTATATTGAAGCAAATGTTGAAGATTAGAAAGATTCTATTATAAAATTAagctttgttttatattttatatcttattataatttatattattataatttatattcttataattattatatatttcaatatattattataattttatatattatttcaaCGTAAGATAAGATATCTGTCTAGCCAGTCGGTCTGGTCGACtaattataatgtaaatataacgaCATATGAAATGTTTAGTAATTGACCTTGGACAAGAACACGGGATATTCCCAGAAACTGTACTAATCATGAACTGATCACTAAATCCAATCTGATGCTTGTGATTtatgttatatgcacaatatttagccGATATGTAAAACCTCGCGAAGCTTAAAAATAACATATGAACTAAGTAGGACGAGGAACCAGAAACAGTTTTTTGCaagctgaatccaaatatgttttcccAATTTCGATAACAACCATAGTCTttttccattatatttacatctgcaagtatggcatttagcagatgtgaGCTAGCAAAGTGGTTACCGCCGTCAATCCGAAAAGGCTCGGTCGCGCTATCTGAGGGCTTACGTGTGCGTTTACATGGCATATTACGGTAGCCAGTTTGAAACCTTGTAGGGGGggaagtttcttgtattttAGTATATTTTTAGTACAGCTTAGACATATCTGACTGCGGTCTAATGCACCAAAAGAAAATATGTGTTATGTATAAAAGACTTAAATATGTTCGGAATTAAAACCTTCCCAGTTAAAATCTATTTCTTTTCAGTTATATCCACTATACTGGTAAACatcactttcttagctactcatGATCAGATTTCCATATGTTTTTACTGTGGGAAGGTAGAGaaaatataatatagtataattatatattctataaattatagtatagtatagcaATATTGTGGAAATGGCTAATCAGTTCACTGTATACTTTAAAATTCcataaagaaaaacacaaatcaaattgttatcagtTCACTCTTATATTCTTGGAGAATACTTTACAAcatattcacaaaataaaattaagtgaaaatgttcagttcactctctctctctctctctctctctctctctctctctctctctctctctctctctctctctctctctctatatatatatatatatatatatatatatatatatgaatctctataaaataaattataaaaatcTCAATTCTTGAAACTACTGTGTTTTAAGTGATTTTACTGTGGGAATTTGGAGTAAAAGAATggcaaaattatattaaatgcCTTTTGGTTCACTATATATTGGTACTTGAAGctgtataaaatacacaaatcaaatgttAATCACTCCACTATGTTCTTGAAATACACTTCCTCATGTACCCATGCTATAActttcaatcatttttactgTAGTAATGGGGTGGCAAATTCCTGTTAAATGGTTCGGTTCACTGTATATCATTCTTGagtttctgtaaaataaatctaattGTTATCACTTCACTAAATTCTTGAAAAAAACTTTCTCATGATATGATTTCTCATTCCCATTATATGACTTTCAAGCATTGTTACTGTAGGAATTCTGAGTAATCATATGGCAAACTCTTGTTAAATGTCTATTCGGTTTTGTATATACAACATTTGAATCTCTATAAAAGAAATCAGATTATCAAATCATTACAAATTATTCTTGAACAACACTTTCCCATGTATCCATGATATTATTTTCAAGTATTTTGAAGTATGGGGATGGCAAACTCCTATGTCTGTTCaattttatatatgaaacttTAGAAAATCtataaaataaattcaattGTTATCAGATGACACCACTATAGTCTTGAAATGCACTTTCTCTTGTACCTATGGTATGATTTcaagtgtttttactgtaggaatttaGAGTAATGTGATGGCTTTCACTAACACTCGGTGTATAggtttcagtcatttttactatTGAAATCTGGTGTAATGTGATCGAAAAATCCCACAAAGTGTCCGTTTCATTCAGCTACTAGAACAAACAATAGATGAATGAGGTTGGACAACATGGATCTAATGGACTGCTAGTAAAACAGCATGCAGAATGAAACAGGCTATATAAAGGACACTGCTGATTGGGAGAAGACCttccacactcacagacaagcaGCTAGTTAACCAGCATTCAAATATTGTGAAACATCGCCTCCTATCACAACTGGAGATGGATTCAATAAAGGATAAATATCACAGCGTAGACAAAACACCTGCTACATCTGAGAAAGAATGTAAAGTGGACATGCAGAATTTGATCAGGTCTGTGCTTTCTACTGTCAGCCATTACTGTAGACTCACCCAACTTGGTGGCAAGGTACCATCAGAAACCATGATTGCCGAGATATGTATGCAGCAATAAGCACAACAACCTGTATAACTGAAACCAACAAACTGGTATATGCCACTGTAGCATTCATGATAGAGACCCTAGGCTGTAAAATACAAGACACAATCCACTCCCACTATCCCCTTGGAAATAGATGTGTGTACAcaaaagaagcagcagccaaaagAGGAAATTCCACCTTCACCAGTGAACCAACCAAAGTGCATCGTAACCCTGACTGGGATCCATCCAGAGCTGAAACATAACAGTGCAGGAAGAGTATATGGGAGAATGAAGCATCACCTAACACCGGGGCTCAGTGGATAAAACATCTCAAAACAGAACACTACAATGTCCAAGAAAAGGAACCAGTCAGTATTTCAACAGCTGATATCCAAGAGTGGGtcagaaacatgaagaacatggCAATTCCCGGCCCTGAACCACATCTACAGGCTCAAGAAAATGATAGCTTCGCATGGCTGAAAAGCAGTACAACAAATGACTCACTAGAAGCTAAATGGCCCAGATCACCATAAAGTGTGATGTTTATTGAGGAGCTGCAGTGAcatcactgctgttctgcataggcctgaatcCTTTCAACCAATCAACAATAAGTGTGGGTACACTACTGTCAGGGGTATAACTACTGCCAGCgacctcctgtacatggatgacatcaagtgGTATGCCAAGACGGAAAGAGACATGGACTTGGTGATGCACGTAACCAGGATCTACAGCAAGAACATCCGAATGTCATTTGGTCTGGAAAAGTACGGTTGGCTGATAGTACAAATAGAAAAAGTGATCAAGACAGGCGACCTAAACTTCCACAAGGCCACGTAACACACATGGAGGACTAACACCTACAAATGCCTGCAGATTCACCAATCACATGGGAATCATGAGGCAGAAACAAGAAGGGCAGCAGCatcccagcacctccacagggtGAAGCATGTCCGTGAGTCAGCGGAAAGGGAACAGTAAGGCCGTAAACCCGTATGCCAGTAAGACAGTCCTTCTAATGGATAGAcaaggcaggactgaaggacagcacattcactaatcatggcagcacaagatcaagcactaagTCAAATGAAGCAGGGATGTATCACACCAGAGAACACCCAAGATGGagacagacaacacacacacacgcgcacacacgcacacacacacacacacacacgcacgcacaggcacgcacacacacgcacgcacgcacacgcacacacacacgcgcacgcacacacacacacacacttactctgcTTAACCTGCCTCTGTCTATACGTAGGAGTGATGTTGCTGGCTCTGCAGGTCCACTTTTCTGGTATCAGTTTACAACACAGCAGGATTCTTTCTGCAGAAGTGATTTCATGCTCTCAAGTTTGCACCACTGTGTTTTTGCAATTTCAGTTTCATAAGATGTTTTTGAACACCACAGGCTGTTTGTGGATCTTGTGTAACTCCTGAGTGTTGGAAGAttgctctttgtctctctctctctctctctctctctatctctctgtgtctctctctgtgtctctctctctatctctctctctctctctctgtgtgtgtctctctcctctttttgtcactcagttcagttcagtgcaTTGGTGCTTTTTTGGCTTGACAATTATTCACGTTTGTCTTGCcaaagaaattattaaattaatatgctaaataaaaaatgaacatgttaaacaaaagGTAGATTAGACATCAATAATTCAACTGCTACCAGTAATACTAATACcaacaataatataattacaacagcaatactcctattaccatTATAACTTCACTGTTAAGTCTAtaacagatgatgatgatgatgatgatgatgataatataAAGCTCTGTATCTATGGTACCTGACATGGACACTCACTGTCGGTGAGACTACGGCAGGAGTGAACGTACACTGCTGCCAattataatataactacaacaatactcctattaccaataataataataataataataataacaacgtacagtgctgccagtgtgctgaaccCTTTAAGTTGACCAAGAACATAcggcagcttctcctcatcaggaAGACTTTTAAACTCGTGGAATATGTGGCTAATTTTGCTAAAGAATTTAGTTCTAATCTGTCCAAATGCTGTACATTCAGttagaaagtgcagctctgtcttgCACTGCTGgcacagtctctgctctttaGGTCTCTATGGCCAGGCGGTGAtaactgactctctctctctctctctctctctctctctctctctctctctctctctttttgtgtctCTCAGCCTTTCCCTGGTTCGGCATGGACATCGGCGGCACGCTGGTGAAGCTGGTGTACTTCGAGCCGAAGGACATCACGgcggaggaggagcaggaggaggtggagagccTGAAGAGCATCCGCCGCTACCTGACGTCCAACGTGGCGTACGGCAAGACGGGCGTGCGCGACGTGCACCTGGAGCTGCGGGAATTGAGCATGTGCGGCCGCACGGGCACCCTGCACTTCATTCGGTTCCCCACAGCTGCGATGCACCGCTTCATCCAGATGGGTCGCGACAAGAACTTCTCCAGCCTGCACACCACACTCTGTGCCACTGGTGGGGGGGCGTACAAGTTTGAGAGCGATTTCAGAACGGTGAGGCAAAAAGGAGGGTGTGGGGGCAGAGAGCTTCTGGGTGGTGCAGAGGGCATTGGGCTCTATGGCTACATTCACTgttcccaccccccacccctttgtGTGTAGACGGCTGATCTGGAGCTGGTGAAGCTGGATGAACTAGACTGTCTGATCCACGGGCTGCTCTATGTCGACTCTGTGGGCTTTAATGGCCACCCGGAATGCTACTACTTTGAGAACCCATCTGACACGCAGGCCTGCGTGAAACAGCCCTGCAGCCTGGCCCATCCTTTCCCCATGCTGCTGGTCAATATCGGATCAGGGGTCAGCGTCTTGGCCGTCTACTCCAAGGACAACTACAAACGGGTCACAGGAACCAGGTGAGCGTTACTTGCTGCAAACACTGCAGGCAGCAAGTGTTACGGATCGTGATCGAGGTTCGAAGGTCACAGGCTGTGAGCAAGGCTTAAGGGTCGGGGGTCGTGAGCaagggtcaagggtcatgaGTGAGGGTCGATGGTCATGGGTTATGTGCTAGTTTTGGGCCTAGGGCTGGTTTAATAGCTGAATTGGTTGAGAGCTGTCAGACCTGAGTGTAGCCCTGGATACAATGACTCAGGTTTAATGTAAAGATGTCTCCATCGTGGAAATAATGTAATTCATCCGATTTGTCAGAAACGTCTGAAATGAGTCGGCACATGTTTCAAACACGAGTTAAACACAAGGTGTCCATGTGAAGAGCAGCAGGAGACCTGCACCACAGCATGAGCTCATAGAACATATTAGGTTTAGGAATAGGCTTAGGGATAAGAATCTtcagttaggattagggttagggtcagggttaataTCCTTGGTGTGCTTTACTGAAAATTACTGACTTTGTTTGTGAAATAATAGGGTGTGATTGTTACATCAGGCcagtcaattttttttttgtgtgaatttCCCATATTGGGTGCAGGAAATAGAAACAAGTACTTTCAGTCTCACACTCTGTGAATTCACTCAGTAAATCAGTATTGTGTGTCACAGGACTCCTGCGTTTCTGTGGATACTCCATCATCCCAGTCATTGCAGTATTTCAATAAATGTGTTAGCTGTTTTGGTCTATGCATAAATAGTTCAGTGATTTTACAGAAAGCATACATCTCAGGATGCTATGACTGTCCTTTAAATTCCCAGTTCCTAACATCAGGAATAGGgccattttgtttttaccaTTATGTCCATTATGTATTGCGATAATCTCTGTATCTGTGCATCAAGCCTGTTCTTTCTTAACGGTGCAAAACAGCTCCTTGGTCAGGTGTGCTAGGGTTagctaaccctaatcctaacccttgGTCTGGTGTGCtatctaactctaacccttggTCAGGTGTGCTAGGGTTAGCACAGAGTTTTCCATCTTTTAAGAAATAAAGGTTTGGACTAATTTGTCTAACGAttgcctaaccctaaccataatctaaccttaaccctaaatctaaccctaaccctaactctaaccctaacccatcactaatctaaccctaaccctaatctaaccctaaccctaaccttaaatctaaccctaacctaacctaacacaaatctaaccctaaccctaaccactaatcttacctaacactaacctaaccctaaccctaatctaaccctaaccctaacctaaccaaactctaatctaaccctaatctaaccctatccctaacactaatctaaccctaaccctaaccctaatgtaaccctaaccctaaccctaatctatcCCTAACCCTCCCACGACACCTCATGTGTTGTGGGATAACCACCCTTTTTCAGACCCTACTTCATTCCTCTGCAAGGTCACCACTctcctgtatgtgtctgttttatCTCCTTCTACCTcctgtgtgggtctgtctgtgttggtatttttgtttgctgtgcatatgtgtatgtgttctggAACACCTGTGTGTACCATGCCATCAGACACCAGTCAGAGCAGAGACTCCAATCCACTCTAATCTATAATCCCCAGACCTACcttctaacccctaaccctaattcagCAGTCAGAGCAGAGACATTATAGTCTTAAAGGAAATTGTAAACAGTCTACCAAGTCAGCAAAGTACACTGAAACTTATCATAAATCTCACATTTCAATAGCAGCTCTGATGTTATATatgtcttttgctctctctcgctcacacactctctctttctctcgctgtctctgcAGTCTGGGGGGAGGTACGTTTTTGGGGCTTTGCTGTCTGCTCACAGGATGTGAGACGTTTGAGGAGGCATTGGAAATGGCCAGTAAAGGGGACAGCACTAAGGTGGACAAACTGGTCAGGGACATTTATGGAGGGGACTACCAACGCTTCGGCCTGCAGGGCTCAGCCGTAGCCTCCAGGTAAAagctgtgtgcgtttgtgcgtgcatgagtgtatgtgtgtatgtgtgtccgttgtttatttatttgtgcgtgtgtgtgtgtgcgtgtgtgtgtgtgtgtgtgcgtgtgtgtgtgtatgtgtgtgtgtgtgtgtatgtgcgtgtgtgtgtgtgtgtgtatgtgtgtgtgtgtgtgcgtgcatgtgtgtatgtgtgtccgttgtttatttatttgtgcatgtgtgtgtgtgtgtgtctgtgtgtgtgtgtctgtgtgtttgtgcgtgtgtgtgtgtatgtgtgtgtgtgtgtgtatgtgcgtgtgtgtttgtgcatgtgtgtgtgtgtgcgtgtgtgtgtatgtgcgtgtgtgtgtgtgtgtgtatgtgtgtgtgtgtgtgcgtgcatgtgtgtatgtgtgtccgttgtttatttatttgtgcatgtgtgtgtgcatgtgtgtgtgtgtgtgtctgtgtgtgtgtgtctgtgtgtttgtgcgtgtgtgtgtgtatgtgtgtgtgtgtgtgtatgtgcgtgtgtgtttgtgcatgtgtgtgtgtgtgcgtgtgtgcgtgtttgtgtatgtgcgtgtgtgtgtgtgtttgtgcgtgtgtgtgtatgtgtgtgtgtgtgcgtgtgtgtgtttgcgtgtgtgtgtgtgtatgtgtgtgtgcgtgcgtgtgtgtgtgtgtgtatgtgcgtgtgtgtgtgtgcgtgtgtgtgtatgtgtttgtgcgtgcatgtgtgtatgtgtgtccgttgtttatttatttgtggatgtgtgtgtgtgtgtctgtgtgtgtgtgtctgtgtgtgtgtttatgtgcgtgtgtttgtgcatgtgtgtgtatgtgtgtgtgtgtgtatgtgcgtgtgtgtgtgtgtttgtgcgtgtgtgtgtgtgtgtgcgtgtgtgtgtgtttgtgcgtgtgtgtgtttgcgcgtgtgtgtgtgtgtgtgtgtgtgtatgtgcgtgtgtgtgtgtgtgtgtgtatgtgtgtgtatgcgtgtgcgtgcgtgtgcatgcgtgtgtgtgtgtgtatgtgtgtgtgtgtgtgtgcgtgcgtgtgcgtgcgtgtgtgtgtgtgtgtgtgcgtgtgtgtgcgcgtgtgtgtgcgtgtgtgtgcgtgtatgtgcgtgtgtgtgtgtgcgtgtgtgtgtgtgtgtgtgtggtagttttGGCCACATGATGAgtaaggagaggagagacagcatCTCCAGAGAAGATCTGGCTAGAGCAACGCTGGTCACCATCACCAATAACATCGGCTCCATCGCGCGCATGTGTGCCGtcaatgaggtgtgtgtgtatgtgtgtgtgtgtgtgtgtgtttgcgtgcatatGCATTCTTtatagatagaaagatagagCTACATAGTATTTCCTGAGAAATATAATGCCATTACAGAAATAATTGTGAACATCACCAGCATGCATTAAAAAGgctaaagaaacaaaattattacattatacatttaaagGCGCTTAAATTAAAATTTGGCAGTGTAAGAAAAGACTAAAAcctaataagtaaataaaaaagtacCCAATTATTCCATCAACAGCTTTCTTTTGGATAATTGGTGCTTGTATATGCAAAACTatattaaaatctttaaaaagtgGAGCAAAATACCAGACTGGACACAGGTGATGTGAGCTCAGTCTAGTGAGCTCAGTCTAGCTTCTCTGGGCTTCTTTACAGTGTTGCCTTGTAGCGTTGTGATCAAGCAGCATTGTACAGGGCTatcagagcagccagagcatCAGCTATAGTCCAGCCACAGTCCAGCCACAGTCTAACCACACTCCAGTCACAGTCCAACCACAGTCCAGCCACAGTCCAACCACACTCCAGCCATAGTCCAGACACAGTTCAGCCACAGTTAATCCACAGTCCAACCACAGTCCAACCACACTCCAGCCATAGTCCAGCCACAGTTCAGCCACAGTCCAACCACAGTTCAGCCACCGCTCCTGCACACGATCACCTGGCACTTCAGACTGCATTAACTGCATTTGAGCATTTGTCTCAACTCTTACTACCATTGGCTGATTTACTAATGTGCAGAGTatgacagcacacagcagtatgaaaacatcacagtatgacATCAGACAGCAGTatgaaaacatcacagtatgacATCAGACAGCAGTatgaaaacatcacagtatgacatcacacagcagtATGGGAACATCACAGTATGACATCAGACAGCAGTatgaaaacatcacagtatgacatcacacagcagtatgggaacatcacagtgtgacatcacacagcagTATGGGATCATCACAGTatgacatcacacagcagtatgggaacatcacagtatgacatcacacagcagtATAGAACCATCACAGtgtgacatcacacagcagTATGGGATCATCACAGtgtgacatcacacagcagTATGGAACCATCACAGTatgacatcacacagcagtatgggaacatcacagtgtgacatcacacagcagTATGGAACCATCACAGgatgacatcacacagcagtATGGAACCATCACAGTAACATTTAGCTGAGCATTCAGAGCTGATGTTGGAAGACCCTGACTTTGTATACTGATGTGACTCCAGTTCCTATTGTCCAGATCAGTGATTGTTTCCATGGTGAAAACATTGCATATTTTCCCTGCCTTGGTAAAGCAGAACAGAAGCTGAACAGATAAGCTTGTTAATGTTCTGAAAAACGCTAAACTGTAAGGGCTGGACTGGACTTTGACACCCCCTGTTAAATAAGCCTAACTGTAACCCTTGTTAGTACAAGTACAGAGAGCTGGGTTAGAGCTAGGGCTAAGGCATGACATCCCTTG is part of the Electrophorus electricus isolate fEleEle1 chromosome 13, fEleEle1.pri, whole genome shotgun sequence genome and encodes:
- the pank1a gene encoding pantothenate kinase 1a isoform X2, encoding MKLKSVKKPAFPWFGMDIGGTLVKLVYFEPKDITAEEEQEEVESLKSIRRYLTSNVAYGKTGVRDVHLELRELSMCGRTGTLHFIRFPTAAMHRFIQMGRDKNFSSLHTTLCATGGGAYKFESDFRTTADLELVKLDELDCLIHGLLYVDSVGFNGHPECYYFENPSDTQACVKQPCSLAHPFPMLLVNIGSGVSVLAVYSKDNYKRVTGTSLGGGTFLGLCCLLTGCETFEEALEMASKGDSTKVDKLVRDIYGGDYQRFGLQGSAVASSFGHMMSKERRDSISREDLARATLVTITNNIGSIARMCAVNEKIERVVFVGNFLRINTVSTKLLAYAMDFWSKGQLRALFLEHEGYFGAVGALLELLKASEDP
- the pank1a gene encoding pantothenate kinase 1a isoform X1, which produces MDKAKSITDQKGSVPCYPDGLRKTFWSQLSNGDSRGSGHDSYRHMHCDPQTNGPPAKRCRLRRRVDSGKKNRPPFPWFGMDIGGTLVKLVYFEPKDITAEEEQEEVESLKSIRRYLTSNVAYGKTGVRDVHLELRELSMCGRTGTLHFIRFPTAAMHRFIQMGRDKNFSSLHTTLCATGGGAYKFESDFRTTADLELVKLDELDCLIHGLLYVDSVGFNGHPECYYFENPSDTQACVKQPCSLAHPFPMLLVNIGSGVSVLAVYSKDNYKRVTGTSLGGGTFLGLCCLLTGCETFEEALEMASKGDSTKVDKLVRDIYGGDYQRFGLQGSAVASSFGHMMSKERRDSISREDLARATLVTITNNIGSIARMCAVNEKIERVVFVGNFLRINTVSTKLLAYAMDFWSKGQLRALFLEHEGYFGAVGALLELLKASEDP